One genomic segment of Novosphingobium sp. RL4 includes these proteins:
- a CDS encoding MBL fold metallo-hydrolase, whose protein sequence is MFTKTVITLCRFGITLLGAVAAMSGPVSAAPAKAAFDLVPLGVEGGVVEGATTAWFIAASGSRKGLACDAGTLVPGIRAAIAKGGFPAGSRASDVLHEGIGAYLITHPHLDHVAGLVMASPDDSAKPILALPEVNAALSAHYFNWSSWPNMGDRGQPPMLRRYRYEDLVAGGKPVPVGDTGLSVTAYPLSHGGSLSTAFLIRSGEDALLCMGDTGPDAVEHSARLEALWQAIAPLVRAGRLRAIIVETSYPDPRKDTELYGHLTPKWLRAELGRLAAAAGGADRLKGLPVVIGHIKPSIDGAEPAVSAIMRQLAEGGSPPVRYILAEQGKALEL, encoded by the coding sequence ATGTTTACAAAGACAGTGATCACCCTGTGTCGTTTTGGCATCACTTTGCTGGGGGCCGTCGCGGCCATGTCCGGGCCGGTTTCGGCCGCTCCGGCGAAGGCCGCTTTCGACCTTGTTCCGCTTGGCGTTGAAGGCGGTGTCGTGGAGGGGGCCACCACCGCCTGGTTCATTGCGGCAAGCGGAAGTCGCAAGGGGCTGGCCTGCGATGCCGGAACGCTGGTGCCGGGCATCAGGGCGGCCATTGCGAAGGGTGGATTTCCTGCCGGAAGCCGGGCCAGCGATGTGCTTCACGAAGGGATCGGGGCCTACCTGATAACCCACCCCCATCTCGATCACGTTGCAGGACTGGTCATGGCCTCGCCGGACGACAGCGCCAAGCCGATCCTCGCTTTGCCGGAGGTCAACGCCGCGCTTTCAGCGCATTATTTCAACTGGAGCTCCTGGCCCAACATGGGCGATCGCGGCCAGCCGCCCATGCTGCGGCGTTATCGCTACGAGGATCTCGTCGCAGGCGGAAAGCCGGTGCCGGTCGGGGACACGGGCCTGAGCGTGACGGCCTATCCGCTTTCGCACGGCGGAAGCCTGTCCACCGCCTTCCTGATCCGCTCCGGCGAGGACGCGCTGCTCTGCATGGGCGACACCGGACCCGATGCCGTGGAGCATTCGGCGCGGCTCGAAGCCCTGTGGCAGGCGATCGCGCCGCTGGTGAGGGCTGGGCGCCTGCGTGCCATCATCGTCGAGACATCCTATCCCGATCCGAGAAAGGATACCGAACTTTACGGTCACCTGACGCCGAAGTGGCTTCGCGCCGAACTCGGGCGGCTTGCGGCTGCTGCTGGCGGCGCCGACAGGCTGAAGGGCCTGCCGGTCGTCATCGGTCACATCAAGCCTTCGATTGACGGGGCCGAGCCCGCCGTTTCAGCCATCATGCGGCAATTGGCCGAAGGCGGCTCGCCCCCCGTGCGCTACATTCTCGCAGAGCAGGGTAAAGCCCTGGAGCTCTGA